From a region of the Procambarus clarkii isolate CNS0578487 chromosome 2, FALCON_Pclarkii_2.0, whole genome shotgun sequence genome:
- the LOC123751905 gene encoding piggyBac transposable element-derived protein 4-like codes for MDRGKGQSTSTPKKDSEMTKEEKLSELYKRFSNVKLTPSKIPDLLDRLSDVEADAEGKERQSDFSSDNEGTASSDEFDSSSTEESSEGIEDEAADVGRPKAPVRRRAGRLQQPNPDAAWSTDNTPPIVGSFSATPGITVPVPITPLQFVQLFLTRALIEFITVETNRYARQFIQNASRRTMRLWKEVSVKEMARYLALSILMGIARLPTMRMYWQTSRLWHMRTFNVFMTAKRFQHIAQFFHTYNQFAIPPNNKNRMIKLSTIITYLTNKFGSYYVPNQALSLDEGTMSWRGRLSFKVYNPNKPDKYGVKLYMLAEVGTGYIIDFEVYSGVGKTTVETVMGLMRPLLNKGYHLYMDNYYNSVHLTELLRENGVYTCGTLRLQRGAPKELQQLAKGKFAVDQTIFRRKDNTFVILWKDKRVVSVITNCHNADTQEVQRRKRVKKRDGTSSVQIVTVNKPTAICDYNNNMKGVDHFDQMVKYYRFTRKSHKWTKKITFYFLQMAIHNAYVMYKITIIETVTSLMRPLLNKGHHLYMDNYYNSVTLTEKLREVGVYTCGTIRLLRGAPKGLQQLAKSKIDVDTTVYRRKDNTFILLWKDKRVVSMITNLHNADTKKVQKIKRVRRADGTMTQKSA; via the exons ATGGATCGTGGTAAAGGACAGAGCACCTCTACCCCCAAGAAGGATAGTGAAATGACCAAGGAAGAGAAGTTGAGTGAGCTGTACAAAAGGTTCAGCAATGTGAAGCTTACCCCTAGTAAAATTCCTGATTTGTTGGATCGTTTGTCAGATGTGGAGGCAGATGCTGAAGGGAAAGAGCGTCAGAGTGATTTCAGTAGTGATAATGAGGGGACAGCGTCGTCTGATGAGTTTGATTCATCATCGACTGAGGAGAGTAGCGAGGGGATTGAGGATGAGGCAGCGGATGTGGGCCGCCCCAAGGCACCTGTAAGGAGGCGTGCAGGACGTCTTCAACAGCCTAATCCCGATGCTGCCTGGTCAACTGACAATACACCACCTATTGTAGGCAGTTTCAGTGCCACACCAGGCATAACTGTCCCAGTGCCAATTACCCCCCTGCAATTTGTTCAATTATTTCTGACCCGTGCCCTAATTGAGTTCATCACAGTGGAAACTAACAGGTATGCCAGGCAGTTTATTCAGAATGCTTCCAGGCGCACTATGAGGTTGTGGAAGGAGGTATCTGTGAAGGAAATGGCAAGGTATTTGGCTTTATCAATCTTGATGGGTATTGCACGACTCCCAACAATGCGCATGTACTGGCAAACAAGCCGGTTGTGGCATATGAGGACCTTCAATGTGTTCATGACTGCAAAACGATTCCAACATATTGCCCAGTTTTTTCATACTTATAACCAGTTTGCAATTCCACCCAACAACAAGAACCGCATGATAAAACTCAGCACCATCATTACATATTTGACCAACAAATTTGGCTCTTACTACGTCCCCAATCAAGCACTCAGTTTGGATGAAGGTACAATGTCGTGGCGTGGTCGTCTATCCTTCAAGGTCTACAACCCCAATAAGCCTGATAAGTATGGGGTAAAGTTGTACATGCTTGCTGAGGTAGGGACTGGTTATATTATTGATTTCGAGGTTTATTCTGGAGTGGGCAAGACAACAGTTGAGACAGTGATGGGCCTTATGCGACCCTTGTTGAACAAAGGTTATCATCTTTATATGGACAATTATTATAACTCTGTCCATCTCACAGAATTGCTAAGGGAAAATGGCGTGTACACTTGTGGAACACTCAGATTGCAGCGTGGTGCCCCTAAAGAGCTGCAACAACTTGCCAAAGGTAAATTCGCTGTTGATCAGACTATTTTCAGGCGCAAGGATAACACTTTTGTTATCctttggaaagacaagagagtggTGTCAGTGATCACAAACTGCCATAATGCTGACACACAGGAAGTACAGAGAAGGAAGAGAGTGAAGAAACGTGACGGAACATCATCTGTTCAGATTGTAACTGTAAACAAACCAACAGCCATTTgcgactacaacaacaacatgaagGGAGTTGATCACTTCGaccaaatggtcaaatattacaGGTTCACCAGGAAGTCGCATAAGTGGACTAAGAAGATCACATTTTACTTCCTTCAGATGGCTATACACAATGCCTATGTGATGTACAAGAT AACAATCATTGAAACAGTTACTAGTTTGATGCGGCCATTGTTGAACAAGGGGCACCACctctatatggataactattacaaCTCAGTTACCCTTACAGAGAAGTTGCGAGAAGTGGGGGTGTACACCTGTGGAACAATTAGACTCTTACGTGGCGCCCCAAAAGGCTTGCAACAACTTGCGAAGAGTAAGATTGATGTGGATACCACAGTCTACCGCCGCAAGGACAACACCTTCATTCTGCTGTGGAAAGACAAGCGAGTTGTCTCTATGATTACCAACCTACACaatgcagacacaaagaaagttcagaaaataaaacgagttcgcagggcagatggaaca atgacacaaaaatcagcatga